One window from the genome of Synergistaceae bacterium encodes:
- the metF gene encoding methylenetetrahydrofolate reductase [NAD(P)H], producing the protein MHIHELLRHKHHAISFEIFPPKPESSIETVYSTIADLKPLSPEFISVTYGAGGSSRDRTVEIASAVRNRWGLVSLAHLTCMGSSPAEVEGVLEELEQEGVRNILAMRGDPRPEGGENHFPYAADLIRHIRRGHFSDFSIGAASYPEGHPECPSFEKDLVHLKEKVDAGVDFLVTQLFFDNEIFFRFMERVRAIGIEIPVLAGVMPVLNSRQIGRIVSLCGASIPPRFARIMSRYEHNPEALAEAGIAYATEQIIDLLSWGADGVHLYTMNRPDVARRIMVGLSTVRRVLNGET; encoded by the coding sequence ATGCACATACATGAACTGTTGCGCCACAAGCATCACGCCATATCGTTCGAGATCTTTCCGCCCAAGCCGGAGTCGTCTATCGAGACGGTCTACTCGACTATCGCGGACCTGAAACCTCTCTCCCCGGAGTTCATCAGCGTCACCTACGGTGCCGGGGGGAGCAGCAGAGACCGCACCGTCGAGATAGCCTCCGCGGTGCGGAACCGCTGGGGACTGGTTTCGCTGGCCCATTTGACCTGCATGGGCTCCTCTCCCGCGGAGGTGGAGGGAGTGCTTGAGGAATTGGAGCAGGAGGGGGTCAGGAACATCCTGGCGATGCGGGGAGACCCCCGCCCCGAGGGAGGGGAAAACCACTTTCCCTACGCGGCCGACCTGATCAGGCACATAAGACGGGGGCACTTCAGCGATTTCTCCATAGGCGCGGCCTCCTACCCGGAGGGACACCCCGAGTGCCCGTCGTTCGAGAAGGATCTGGTCCACCTGAAGGAGAAGGTCGACGCGGGAGTGGACTTCCTGGTAACCCAGCTATTCTTCGACAACGAGATCTTCTTCCGCTTCATGGAGCGTGTGCGCGCCATCGGCATCGAGATCCCGGTGCTCGCCGGGGTGATGCCGGTGCTGAACTCCCGCCAGATAGGCAGGATAGTCTCCCTGTGCGGCGCGTCGATCCCACCTCGCTTCGCCCGCATAATGTCTCGCTACGAGCACAACCCGGAGGCTCTGGCCGAGGCCGGGATAGCCTACGCGACGGAGCAGATCATCGACCTGCTCTCCTGGGGCGCGGACGGGGTGCACCTGTACACTATGAACCGCCCGGAC